One segment of Hemibagrus wyckioides isolate EC202008001 linkage group LG05, SWU_Hwy_1.0, whole genome shotgun sequence DNA contains the following:
- the depdc1a gene encoding DEP domain-containing protein 1A isoform X2 produces the protein MDSHIITPGPYRATKLWNEVTKLFRAGMPVKKHRQHLKAYPNCFSATAAVDWLHDLLRNNCNFGPEVTRQQTVQLLKKFLKNHVIEDVKGRWGMEDLEDNSHLYRFPPTSPLKLIPATSQGTRKKSLSLKDREGFFKLRGSKKFDKEIQENIAPAVEDVSSSPLEEAEHCREITEEEIQDIWKNVTLTHLQKLLGSPFLDDVLNPAEVSSHYIMYNMTKVNKHGVVTLEDKTEDLPHWVLSAMKCLANWPKFDQPSYPGFERDVFKSVSDYFHSLPQPMLTFQYYELFVNVLGLLQPALERLAIEALQLCTLLLPPVSRRKLQLLLRMISRMSQNVDMPRLHDTIGTRTLLVQTFSRCVLSCEEEVDLDELLATRLLSFLIDHHQEVLQVPVYLRNAVEQHITYLRSQKRLPLPTYSFCKQISTQEFEEQKLSLSQAAVAELLESIIKDKGMSVKEKKKKLRLFQKEYPDIYSRRFPTTESEAQLFADKPKIKPPMLTGIRKSKAFNIRN, from the exons ATGGATTCTCACATTATCACACCAGGTCCTTATCGAGCCACTAAACTG tggAATGAAGTGACCAAGCTTTTCCGAGCTGGGATGCCTGTGAAGAAGCATCGTCAGCACTTAAAGGCTTATCCAAACTGCTTCTCCGCCACCGCAGCAGTGGACTGGTTACACGACCTTCTCAGGAACAACTGCAACTTTGGGCCCGAGGTGACCAGGCAGCAGACGGTCCAGCTTTTAAAGAAGTTCTTAAAAAACCACGTCATCGAGGATGTAAAAGGACGATGGGGTATGGAGGACTTGGAGGACAACAGTCACCTCTACAG GTTTCCACCAACATCACCACTGAAGCTGATCCCTGCCACTTCTCAAGGCACAAGGAAAAAGAGTTTGTCTTTGAAGGACAGAGAGGGCTTCTTCAAATTGAGAGGTTCCAAGAAATTTGACAAAGAAATCCAA GAAAATATAGCTCCAGCTGTAGAAGATGTTTCCAGCAGCCCCTTAGAAGAAGCTGAACACTGTAGAGAAATCACAGAGGAGGAAATTCAGGATATTTGGAAGAACgtaacattaacaca TTTGCAGAAGTTGTTGGGTTCGCCATTTCTGGACGATGTTTTAAATCCAGCAGAAGTCAGTTCTCACTACATCATGTATAACATGACCAAAGTAAATAAGCATGGAGTTGTTACCTTAGAAGATAAGACAG AGGATCTGCCACACTGGGTTTTGTCAGCCATGAAATGTCTTGCAAATT GGCCAAAGTTTGACCAGCCATCTTACCCAGGCTTTGAGAGGGACGTCTTCAAATCAGTGTCTGACTATTTTCACAGTCTTCCCCAGCCAATGCTGACCTTTCAGTACTATGAATTGTTTGTTAATGTTCTGG GCTTGCTGCAGCCTGCGCTGGAGCGCCTTGCCATCGAGGCACTGCAGCTCTGCACTCTTCTCCTTCCTCCGGTTTCTCGCCGCAAACTACAGCTGCTCCTGCGCATGATCTCGCGCATGAGCCAGAATGTGGACATGCCTCGTTTGCATGACACCATTGGCACACGTACACTG ctGGTGCAAACTTTCTCTCGCTGCGTGTTGAGCTGTGAGGAGGAAGTAGATCTGGATGAGCTCTTGGCCACCAGGCTGCTGTCGTTTTTAATAGATCATCATCAAGAAGTTCTCCAGGTGCCCGTGTACCTGCGTAATGCTGTTGAACAACATATCACCTACCTCAGATCCCAG AAGAGACTCCCTCTTCCAACTTACTCATTCTGCAAACAGATCAGCACTCAGGAGTTTGAGGAGCAGAAGCTGTCATTGTCTCAAGCAGCTGTTGCAGAGCTGCTGGAGAGCATCATCAAGGACAAAGGCATGTCAGtcaaggagaagaagaagaaactcaGACTG TTTCAGAAGGAATATCCTGACATCTACTCTCGCCGCTTCCCCACCACAGAGAGCGAGGCACAGCTTTTTGCAGATAAACCAAAGATCAAACCACCTATGTTGACTGGAATAAGGAAATCTAAAGCATTTAACATTCGAAACTGA
- the depdc1a gene encoding DEP domain-containing protein 1A isoform X1 — MDSHIITPGPYRATKLWNEVTKLFRAGMPVKKHRQHLKAYPNCFSATAAVDWLHDLLRNNCNFGPEVTRQQTVQLLKKFLKNHVIEDVKGRWGMEDLEDNSHLYRFPPTSPLKLIPATSQGTRKKSLSLKDREGFFKLRGSKKFDKEIQENIAPAVEDVSSSPLEEAEHCREITEEEIQDIWKNVTLTHLQKLLGSPFLDDVLNPAEVSSHYIMYNMTKVNKHGVVTLEDKTEDLPHWVLSAMKCLANWPKFDQPSYPGFERDVFKSVSDYFHSLPQPMLTFQYYELFVNVLVLCGYATAPGTQRGKRKNLEEPSCPQPAKAPHLNTANAFRSTECLLLSLIRKESFEETESPMKEVFATKIKTQFAGSRARPNGRPLSRFPRRSCSLERILDESVDSCPKWELFRSAESLASLRTNSTDGSSPEGSSQADTEPKPEGSSSISCNTSPSETCPSIETSQSSSSQLSSDCQPTSQRSARPRPRSIGNCLDILEHREMSASCFSINAPIAEITMRPDLSSSTVSLRAPGLVRLHGSCLDVSTAPSNSRRCQSSLDLCKPVAPSRPSMSSVARRLSPEQSLLQPALERLAIEALQLCTLLLPPVSRRKLQLLLRMISRMSQNVDMPRLHDTIGTRTLLVQTFSRCVLSCEEEVDLDELLATRLLSFLIDHHQEVLQVPVYLRNAVEQHITYLRSQKRLPLPTYSFCKQISTQEFEEQKLSLSQAAVAELLESIIKDKGMSVKEKKKKLRLFQKEYPDIYSRRFPTTESEAQLFADKPKIKPPMLTGIRKSKAFNIRN, encoded by the exons ATGGATTCTCACATTATCACACCAGGTCCTTATCGAGCCACTAAACTG tggAATGAAGTGACCAAGCTTTTCCGAGCTGGGATGCCTGTGAAGAAGCATCGTCAGCACTTAAAGGCTTATCCAAACTGCTTCTCCGCCACCGCAGCAGTGGACTGGTTACACGACCTTCTCAGGAACAACTGCAACTTTGGGCCCGAGGTGACCAGGCAGCAGACGGTCCAGCTTTTAAAGAAGTTCTTAAAAAACCACGTCATCGAGGATGTAAAAGGACGATGGGGTATGGAGGACTTGGAGGACAACAGTCACCTCTACAG GTTTCCACCAACATCACCACTGAAGCTGATCCCTGCCACTTCTCAAGGCACAAGGAAAAAGAGTTTGTCTTTGAAGGACAGAGAGGGCTTCTTCAAATTGAGAGGTTCCAAGAAATTTGACAAAGAAATCCAA GAAAATATAGCTCCAGCTGTAGAAGATGTTTCCAGCAGCCCCTTAGAAGAAGCTGAACACTGTAGAGAAATCACAGAGGAGGAAATTCAGGATATTTGGAAGAACgtaacattaacaca TTTGCAGAAGTTGTTGGGTTCGCCATTTCTGGACGATGTTTTAAATCCAGCAGAAGTCAGTTCTCACTACATCATGTATAACATGACCAAAGTAAATAAGCATGGAGTTGTTACCTTAGAAGATAAGACAG AGGATCTGCCACACTGGGTTTTGTCAGCCATGAAATGTCTTGCAAATT GGCCAAAGTTTGACCAGCCATCTTACCCAGGCTTTGAGAGGGACGTCTTCAAATCAGTGTCTGACTATTTTCACAGTCTTCCCCAGCCAATGCTGACCTTTCAGTACTATGAATTGTTTGTTAATGTTCTGG TTTTGTGTGGTTATGCCACTGCTCCCGGTACTCAGCGTGGAAAACGTAAAAACCTGGAGGAGCCGAGCTGTCCGCAGCCGGCTAAAGCCCCTCATCTGAACACTGCCAACGCTTTTAGATCCACCGAGTGCCTCTTGCTGAGTTTAATAAGAAAGGAGTCTTTTGAGGAGACTGAGTCCCCCATGAAAGAGGTGTTTGCTACTAAAATTAAAACCCAGTTTGCAGGCTCAAGGGCGCGTCCCAATGGACGTCCACTTAGCAGGTTTCCACGCAGGAGCTGCTCTTTGGAAAGAATCCTGGATGAATCTGTAGATTCGTGCCCAAAATGGGAGCTCTTCAGGTCTGCTGAAAGTCTAGCGTCTTTGAGGACTAACAGCACTGACGGTTCCTCCCCTGAAGGAAGTTCTCAAGCAGATACGGAGCCTAAACCTGAAGGTTCTTCCTCTATATCCTGTAACACCTCTCCAAGTGAGACTTGTCCAAGTATAGAGACTTCTCAAAGCTCAAGCTCTCAACTGTCCTCAGATTGTCAGCCTACCAGCCAGAGATCTGCCAGGCCTCGACCCAGAAGCATCGGAAACTGTCTTGATATACTGGAGCACAGAGAAATGTCAGCAAGTTGCTTTAGCATCAATGCTCCAATAGCAGAAATTACCATGAGACCGGACTTGTCCTCCTCTACGGTTAGTCTTAGAGCTCCTGGGTTGGTTCGTTTGCATGGAAGTTGCTTGGATGTCAGCACAGCTCCAAGCAATAGCAGACGTTGTCAAAGCTCTCTGGATCTGTGCAAGCCTGTTGCGCCGTCTCGTCCCTCAATGTCTTCTGTTGCACGTCGCCTGAGTCCTGAGCAAA GCTTGCTGCAGCCTGCGCTGGAGCGCCTTGCCATCGAGGCACTGCAGCTCTGCACTCTTCTCCTTCCTCCGGTTTCTCGCCGCAAACTACAGCTGCTCCTGCGCATGATCTCGCGCATGAGCCAGAATGTGGACATGCCTCGTTTGCATGACACCATTGGCACACGTACACTG ctGGTGCAAACTTTCTCTCGCTGCGTGTTGAGCTGTGAGGAGGAAGTAGATCTGGATGAGCTCTTGGCCACCAGGCTGCTGTCGTTTTTAATAGATCATCATCAAGAAGTTCTCCAGGTGCCCGTGTACCTGCGTAATGCTGTTGAACAACATATCACCTACCTCAGATCCCAG AAGAGACTCCCTCTTCCAACTTACTCATTCTGCAAACAGATCAGCACTCAGGAGTTTGAGGAGCAGAAGCTGTCATTGTCTCAAGCAGCTGTTGCAGAGCTGCTGGAGAGCATCATCAAGGACAAAGGCATGTCAGtcaaggagaagaagaagaaactcaGACTG TTTCAGAAGGAATATCCTGACATCTACTCTCGCCGCTTCCCCACCACAGAGAGCGAGGCACAGCTTTTTGCAGATAAACCAAAGATCAAACCACCTATGTTGACTGGAATAAGGAAATCTAAAGCATTTAACATTCGAAACTGA